The genome window tatgtaatttatatctttctgttatagtattttttttaaaattttactagtttaaatgttatattaatatacaaattagcctaaaaataaaaagaacaataTATAACATGGCGTATAAATTTTGTGTAGAATGtaagtattattattatgttctcataaataatttttatgtataatttattttataagaatccaaattgtaaattatttcaaatataaaaataagtattacataaaaatttattataaataatacataaatttatatattaaataaaatagaaatattttttttatatagagaAAATGGCCTCCATTAAATTCTTGGTTAGGGTCTCATATTCAGTTGAGCCGGCCCTGGATACATGTTACTGGATCAAAAACCTATATATAGTGAGTACAAACGAAAAGAGAAATTGTGCATCACACTCTGTTATagccttattttttttctatccCAAAGCTTAATCAACACCTCTAAGCCTTATCATGCAGCTGAACACTTAGTGCTCCGCAAGTCTGAGTCCTTGTCAGTTGTTGCGCCACAAAATGCATAGTAGGTCGTGACCCTGGTGCATAAAGTGTGCAAGCTAGCAATGCATTAAGAACCACTTTCACTTCCTCTGCTATTTTGTCTTTTGGAGGTGGAAGCCGGTTGTCAAGTGTTATATCCTTCATGATCAAGTCCTGATCAGTGGCCAAAGTCGTCGAAAGGAGCTCCGCAGGGTGTCTTCCCATCATTACCTCCAATCCCACCACTCCGAAGCTATAAACATCTGATTTTGTTGTCACAAGCATACAAAAGGATAGTTCTACACATGAAACAAAACATGCATGCATGTTATTACACCCAAATGTTTACATTTGGTCTGGGCACGAAAGTTAAGAAAATAAGTAAAGTAAGAAAAGTGAGGATAGTGGTGGGACCAGTTGATATTTAATAGTATATAAAAAGTATGTATAATGGAGAAAAGTAGTGAGAgcagttgatttttatattagtaaaattttagtatgtttgataagttttgaaatttatagaattggatgggacgtcTCAAAAAGGAAAGcgtaaagaaatggttggtACTGACGTGGATTATAATGAGATGAAAAAGATGTACCTGGTGCCATGTAGCCATAAGACCCTGCAGGCTTAGTCCAGTTTGATGAGTCTGTACTCAACAATCTTGCAGTGCCAAAATCTGAGAGCCGCGGCTCCAACTCTGTCTCCAGCAAAATGTTATTCAGTGATACGTCCCTATGCACAATAGGTGGAGAGCAGTCATGATGCAGGTAAGAAAGTGCATGAGCCAATCCTCTAACAATTTTCACTCTTGTATCCCAACTTAAAGCAGAGGCAGCCTCAGGACTATACAATAACTTGCTCAAGCTACCTCTCTCGACAAATTCATATGCCAAGTAAAGGTAATTGTCTATGGAACAGAATCCATGGAGTTTGATAATATTGCGGTGCCTAACTTCTGTCAGTGCTTGAATTTCATTCTCAAAGCTCCATCGATTATTTTCTGTAGCACTGCTGGAGTCTGTTATATTCAGCCTTTTTACTGCAACAGTCTCACCATTAAACAGTTTGGCCTTGTACACAGTTCCAAATCCTCCTCTTCCAATGCAGTACCTTTCACTGAAATCTTCAGTGGCTCTCACGATATCACTAAATGTAAACCTCCCTTCTCTTTCCCAAATCAGTGACTTAAAGTTCTTGGAATTGATCGCCTCTAAATcatgtttcttgatttttttttgacatattaAACATCCAACAATAACAATAGTCCCAGAAACTAAGAGACTGACCCCTGCAACACTGCCACCAATTATTGATTTTTTACTGGACTTCGATGATTTGAAAGACAAATCCGGACATGGGGACAATCCTTTAGCATCTCCACACAGAAGAGggtttccattaaaaacttttTCCACTGTGTGTGGGAACAAGGGTATAGGGCCAGACAAGTTATTATAAGATAAATCAATAGTGTCCAAACTAATCATGCCCGTAGATAGGGAGGAGGAAATTTTACCTGAGAGCTGATTGTGTGAAAGATTTAAATTTTGCAAAACCTTCAGTTTTGCCAAATTAGAAGGAATGGTGCCTGAAAGTGAATTGCTACTCAGGTCCAAAGTAATTTGCAACTGAACCAAATTGCCAAGTTCAGATGGTATTACTTCTGAAAAACTGTTCTGGCTTAAGTTCAGGCTCAATAAGCTCTCACAATTCCCAAGATCTTTCGGTATGCTTCCCTTCAATTTGTTTGAAGACAAATCAAAATAGTTGAGCTTTGATAGTTTGCCTAAACTCTTAGGGATGTCTCCAGTCAAATGATTACGGCTCAAGTTGAATTTCAACAACTGGATCAAATTTCCCATTTCATTCGGAATCTGACCTGTCAACTCATTCGATTCCAGCTGCAAAATTTGCAAATTCTTTAAGTTTCCAAGCTCAGCTGGGATGGCACCTGAAATTTTGTTCTGTGACATTTCCATGTTTGCAAGACTTTCATACTTTCCCCACTTGGAGGATAGTTCACCCGTAAATTTATTGCCGCTCAGagatatgaaaacaagatatggATGAAAACCAAATGCTTCAGAAACATTTCCAGAGAACTGGTTTTTATCAAGACGGACTCTACTCAATGTGGAGCACTTTCTCAGGCATGATGGCAGGACCCCTGAAAAATTGTTTGCAGTTACTGTAATCCATGAAAGGGTTAAACTACTGCACAATCCTTCTGGCAATTTTCCGGAGAATCTGTTGAACGAAAAATTAACAGTGGACAGATTGAGATTCTTTTTTCCAAAGTCCTTCGGAAGGCTACCAGAAAACCTGTTATTGTGAAGATGAATTAAGTTCAAGTGACTTAATTCCGCAATTGTATCAGGCAGCTCTCCATTAAATTGACAACTTTGGAGATCAAGAGTTTCCAGCTGTGTCAAGTTTCCAATCTCAGGTGGAATAGTTCCACTAAGATTATTGGAGAACAACTGTAAGAGCACCAATTTGGTGAGCTTTCCTATTGTTGCTGGAATTGAACCTTCTAGATGGTTTCCTGACAAGTCTAATTCCAGAAGCTCTTTCAAATTTCCAATCTCTCTGGGAATTCTTCCTCTGAATTTATTACTATACAGATACAGGTATGTGAGATTTGTCAACATACCAATTTCAGGAGGAATATTACCCGTAAAGGTATTATTTTTCATGTATAGTTCTGTTAACTGAGACCAGTTGCTGATGAAATGTGGTGACAGCTCACCAGAGAGAAAATTGTCTGAAACGTCGAGTTGGGAAATTTGTGTAAGATTTGAAAACGACAAAGGCAAAGGCCCGGTAAGAGAATTCACAGCCAGAGCCAAGAAGGTGAGCTTGGTGCACAAGCCAAGCTCAGGAGGAATACtagaattcaaataattttctttGAGATCAAGAGTTTGAAGCTGCCTAAGTTGACCTATTGAAGAAGGAATTGGCCCTGTGAAGTTATTCCTTCCTAGGCGAAGTTCTTCTAGCTTGAAAAGCTTGGAAATATTTCTTGGCAGTAAGCCTGTCAACTCATTCctcgacaaatcaagaaaaatTAAGTTCCTTAAATTTATCACATAAAATGGAAATCCGGAAGCAAGCTCATTGTAGTATAAGCTGAGGTATGTCAAAATTGGCATGTCCGAAAACAGAGACCAGTCTGGACTAGCCAAGTAATTTGAGCCCAAGTCCAAATGTTGCAGCTTCTGAAGATGACTAATTTGGTAAGGAATGGTACCATTTATATAATTGTCGTAAAAGCTCAAGTACTGAAGCTCTGCCAGGTCTCCAATCCCTCCCGGTATAACGTCTGACAGCAGGTTGTGACTCATGTCCAAAGAACTGAGGTTCGGAAATGAACCAAAACTGAAGTGAGCAAGTGTTCCATTAAGGTCTTGACCAGAAACATTGAGCTTCGAAACTGTTCCTGCAGAATTGCAGGTAATGCCAGTCCAGTTACAAAGGTTTTCGAGACTGCTTGAGGACCAGGAACTGAGAGAAGCAGATGGTAATAAACTGCTCTTCCATTTGACAAGAGCTTCTGCCTCAGTTCTTAGTGATGGTGTTATTTTTTGTGGAGCTACTGAGATGATCAAAAGAACATGCAGCAGTAGAAAAACAAGTGGATTATGAAGTAAGCTGGCCATTAGTGTTTTTATATTTGGTTGGAATCTAGTAAGATCTCTTGGGAGATTTATAGTAGTGTGCCTAATGTTAGGccacaaatataaattatttctttGCGGAAGTACCAATTACACTAGCTTGACTCTACAGTGAGTCTTCATCAGTGAACTAACAGAGCAATTTCTTGTGTCTACTTTGTGGCACATGTTCATAtcaaaaatcaacaaaaattcTGCTTTATAGCTCTTTGTATCATTACAAACATTGATTTATTAAGCACTCAAGAATGTTGACATTACAAAAGCAACGATAACATGGAAAAATCACACACCGTTCCGAAATCTCGAATTTCGACCATATTTCATTATCACGAAGAAAAATTTATTACTACCAATATCAACCATTTCTTTCCTccttttttacatttcaaaatgtACCAAATATCGTTTGACATAAAAATCAACTACCCTAGTAAAATTAGCGTTCCCCCTGTCTCATTGAATTGAGTTGTATAAACTTGGTACGCAGggttggcacgcattttaacgCTAGAATATAATTTCAgctattgttttattttattttccaaatataaatttattgtttgaattttttataaatgagtggaaggagggagtatattttagtgacacaaagatttatatttttttacattccAGGAAATTGTTTTACCCTAATTTTAGGGATCAAGTATCTGATTTCGGGTTTCCAGTTATAACATATTTAAGAATCAGCAAGTCTTGAATACTcattgtcaaatatttacacaaACATACAAACTTATATAGATTCAGGGTTGAGCACGGTCGGATAGCTTAGGTGGTTAATATCTTATCTTCTGTCGTCCCAATCCTGACAGCTTATCCTTTGTCCTCCCAGATCCTGGTTCGACTCTAACAGCTTACAATTTATACTCACTTGTAATTGTGGATTTGGTCACATGAATAGCTTACTTTTGACAATAAGCTTATTAGGCAGAAAAAAGCATTCTGCAGGAACCTAAAAGCTTTTTGAAATCTATCCACAATTTTGGGCTGGAAGAATCATGGAAGATTTAAGTGATATGTTCTCATTATGGTTTTTTCATgctctttatattatattttataatagataTTCACAGTTTTTCTGCCGTAAGGATTGGGGTAGAATTTAActgattattgattaatataataaataaaatctcaGAGATGATCTTTAAGTACTTTTTGTTCTGTTCTCCGAGATGATGCATCTCTGATCAAATATCAGTACTCTGTTCTACATTCAGGTAGTTTAAATTCTGAAACACAATTCGGGAAAAGAAAGTGTGTTTATTAAATGAGCTAGATATGGCCTACATCATGCCCATGCAGTTTTTGatcatttatttaattgagctattTGGGTTAATGAAACCATGGATTTCAATAAGCCTCGTCAACAAAAATTTTTATGTTCTTTTATTTTACATTGTATTAGATTTTCTCCTATATACTATTATTTATAGGAGAAAATGCCCACTTTAACAGAATTTTTAATATGTGGTGTCCAAAATATCACTTTTCGATACAAGTGCCTTTAATATCATATCAAACTCGCATAATCGATATGTGTGTATCAAATTCAGGTTCTTTTGCTTTTTGCACGTCTCTGCCTTGTTTTGCCCCTCTTGAATCTGAGTTATTCATCCTCTCCATTCATTCACTCTAACATCGTCTTCCAATAATGGTTATACATGTGGGTAAACAAATCTCCAGATCTCCTTTTACACACATATACTAATTACCACATTgccttaatttttttattataaaacatGCGTATACGACAAAACAAATCTGAAACATTAATACATACGCACAGTGTGTATGCGTGTTGTTACAAACTAAGAACATGCACGCATCTCATTTATGCGTGTCCCATACACACATTTGCAGATTGCGCATCAGAGTCGTTATTTTGGTCACATTTTATGTACACTGATATTTTGGTCGAGATAAGACGAGAATGAGAGAATATTGACATTCATCCTATTTATAGGCATTTGTTGTAACACTCATatctttttaaaatctaattttattAGAACATGTCCAATAAGATTTGTTAAAATTAGTTGACTAAATTGGAcctgataatttataatattttcgtTTAACctataagagcaactccaactatatatgaaaaacttttaactatatatcaaataaatttaattatcataATTGTTCAATATTAATTTACATTCATAGTATTATTTTGACGTATGTTAGAAACATCGATGTTGaatatttaacaattataactatttcacataaaaaaaattataactagaATGGGATTGTGtaagtaattaataattatgCAATATATAACTCTCgaacacataaatatattaaaaatattatttgagttTAGAAGCTCATGAACTAGTACAAATTTTGAAGCCTAAATATTTTTGCgtctatttataatataattcttatgATGATTTAGACTTATATATCTTACAAATTAGTAGTTGTTCTAATATTATTGGGATGATCCAAAGTCGAATCCAATATACCCATCACTTCGGCtatcaaatactccctccgtcccaatcaattctatacagtttcctttttggaatgtcccatcatttctatacattcccaaaatagcaactttttataatataaaacactactacacacactacattctcccactatctccattatataataatatataaaaacactattacacccactaccttactccactatctcaaatctatttgggtcccaccactttacccactttccatctaactttactcatttcttacactttttcttggtctccgtgtccggTCCCAAcgtatataattcattgggacggagggagtagtgctcaatttgttaaatattataGTTTGAGTAATAATATGTCACTTTTTTGAATACAGAAGAGAAACCGAGCTGAACAGTGATTCATGAAAACAAAAATGATGCTGAAACTAGATCATAATCGTATCAAAATCAATCAGCTTGTTAGGTAGATATTGTCTTGTACTGTTCAATATAAACATAGATAATAGTAAATGGATGTTGTTCGCTTCAAGCCCTCCAAGGCTCCAACACAGAAAATCTGAACCTGAAGATCAAATTGAAGAAGACGATGATCTCTAAGAAGGCCCAACTGCTCATAGCGAGTCTCATTATAGTGCACGAAAATCTTTATCAAGCTTCATCTTCATACATGAAACCTAGCAACagttaaattttatgtttttaatgtAAGTTATCACACCTTCCATGAAAGTTAACAATATTGTTTCTCTTGCGTTTTATAGGTGCAAGTTTTTTTTCTAGACGGTCTAACCCATttacattataaaaatattactttcggtaaaaaaaataatgacgtTACTTTTACCATGGAAATTGCCACTAAAAAATTGATGGTGGTATacggttttaatattaatactttctattctaaaaatcggtgattaatcacgattagtcACCGATTAATTCTTGTTGCATAACTCATCGAACTGATTAAttctccgattaatcaccgatcaatccgattaatctccgatctaTTTAATTACTCCCCGATTAATCtttgttccgtgacttcaccgattaaatcCGATTTacactttttacaacactgttaATACCAATATATTGTTCTCCCCTTCATTATCAAAAGGCGGACATAAGTCAATAATATTGGTAGCTACCAGGTACGTGCTCAAGTTCGCATGGGAGATCAAAGCTTATATACAATTGTTTATAAATAGACGCATAAATCAATGGAtgtaataaagatatatatcaGCTAGTACCGGTATACATGGCTTCATTCTCTAGGgcaagatttatttattttatcacaGTGGCTGTTATTATACTGCAGCTCGTTTTCTCACAAGCAGGTTTGTCtcttgttattatatttttttcctccaaaaatatttatttttactttctaaatattttttaaaaattgtatatgtattttaagtgtattaaaaaattgttctacttcattttatattagtatCTTGAATATAAAAGTTTGTATCCATTTTCTTAttaaagataaaattttaaaagtaatattaaaatattctttttgatatatgtttgctaataagaagataaataaaattaattaataatacatcGTGATCTTATCAACTTCCAATAACtataatacaaatattaaaaaatatataatatgcaaCAAGAAAATATTGCGATATATATACAGACTActaatcaaatacaaatcaaaagGAATTGCATTCATTTtcttctatttttataatttaataaacaaacACCCTGGAGCTTCTTGTTTACATAAGTAGGGCTTGTTGTTTAGATAAGCATATCCTTAAAAAAacttatatacaatattatattttcattgtATCGTATGACTTCTTTTTGTAGTCATAAATCATTCATTAAGACAATTTGAGAATTAATCCAATTGAATTCTAATAAAAGACATGATATgttttgttaaatataaaatctaataatgtTTGTTTGCAATCGAATCATGTTAAATATATAGTGATTAAATTTGTGTTGTATATAGTGGGATAAATGAAAATGTAGgtaatataactaattataattgGTTTCGAACATTTCAAACttataaaatacattaataataatgatttaatCCTTGTTTTTATCTGCAGCTGATCAGATAGATAAAGATAAAGATGACAGACATCCTCCTTCTCGACCCGGGCGTAGCCGTGGAGGAGGAAGAGCTCCCCATGCAGCTAATAAtgattaataactcataaatcatgGTTTACAAGATCCTCGAAGCATATATAGAAAtcaatttataatacaaaacgGATCATCGTTTCGACTGATCCATTAGTTAATTATGtgttgattaaaatattttaaatattgcaTTTTCTCTTCCCATTTGTATTGAGTTTACTTATTTTTGGTTGTATTGATATTAACGGCTGAAATAATAAAGAGCAAGGAATAAAATTGTTACTGTATTGTACCATAAATTAGCTAGGTTTTATACTTCTCTCTAAGGTCATATCAActg of Daucus carota subsp. sativus chromosome 3, DH1 v3.0, whole genome shotgun sequence contains these proteins:
- the LOC108211376 gene encoding probable leucine-rich repeat receptor-like protein kinase At1g35710 isoform X1; its protein translation is MASLLHNPLVFLLLHVLLIISVAPQKITPSLRTEAEALVKWKSSLLPSASLSSWSSSSLENLCNWTGITCNSAGTVSKLNVSGQDLNGTLAHFSFGSFPNLSSLDMSHNLLSDVIPGGIGDLAELQYLSFYDNYINGTIPYQISHLQKLQHLDLGSNYLASPDWSLFSDMPILTYLSLYYNELASGFPFYVINLRNLIFLDLSRNELTGLLPRNISKLFKLEELRLGRNNFTGPIPSSIGQLRQLQTLDLKENYLNSSIPPELGLCTKLTFLALAVNSLTGPLPLSFSNLTQISQLDVSDNFLSGELSPHFISNWSQLTELYMKNNTFTGNIPPEIGMLTNLTYLYLYSNKFRGRIPREIGNLKELLELDLSGNHLEGSIPATIGKLTKLVLLQLFSNNLSGTIPPEIGNLTQLETLDLQSCQFNGELPDTIAELSHLNLIHLHNNRFSGSLPKDFGKKNLNLSTVNFSFNRFSGKLPEGLCSSLTLSWITVTANNFSGVLPSCLRKCSTLSRVRLDKNQFSGNVSEAFGFHPYLVFISLSGNKFTGELSSKWGKYESLANMEMSQNKISGAIPAELGNLKNLQILQLESNELTGQIPNEMGNLIQLLKFNLSRNHLTGDIPKSLGKLSKLNYFDLSSNKLKGSIPKDLGNCESLLSLNLSQNSFSEVIPSELGNLVQLQITLDLSSNSLSGTIPSNLAKLKVLQNLNLSHNQLSGKISSSLSTGMISLDTIDLSYNNLSGPIPLFPHTVEKVFNGNPLLCGDAKGLSPCPDLSFKSSKSSKKSIIGGSVAGVSLLVSGTIVIVGCLICQKKIKKHDLEAINSKNFKSLIWEREGRFTFSDIVRATEDFSERYCIGRGGFGTVYKAKLFNGETVAVKRLNITDSSSATENNRWSFENEIQALTEVRHRNIIKLHGFCSIDNYLYLAYEFVERGSLSKLLYSPEAASALSWDTRVKIVRGLAHALSYLHHDCSPPIVHRDVSLNNILLETELEPRLSDFGTARLLSTDSSNWTKPAGSYGYMAPELSFCMLVTTKSDVYSFGVVGLEVMMGRHPAELLSTTLATDQDLIMKDITLDNRLPPPKDKIAEEVKVVLNALLACTLYAPGSRPTMHFVAQQLTRTQTCGALSVQLHDKA
- the LOC108211376 gene encoding probable leucine-rich repeat receptor-like protein kinase At1g35710 isoform X2 encodes the protein MASLLHNPLVFLLLHVLLIISVAPQKITPSLRTEAEALVKWKSSLLPSASLSSWSSSSLENLCNWTGITCNSAGTVSKLNVSGQDLNGTLAHFSFGSFPNLSSLDMSHNLLSDVIPGGIGDLAELQYLSFYDNYINGTIPYQISHLQKLQHLDLGSNYLASPDWSLFSDMPILTYLSLYYNELASGFPFYVINLRNLIFLDLSRNELTGLLPRNISKLFKLEELRLGRNNFTGPIPSSIGQLRQLQTLDLKENYLNSSIPPELGLCTKLTFLALAVNSLTGPLPLSFSNLTQISQLDVSDNFLSGELSPHFISNWSQLTELYMKNNTFTGNIPPEIGMLTNLTYLYLYSNKFRGRIPREIGNLKELLELDLSGNHLEGSIPATIGKLTKLVLLQLFSNNLSGTIPPEIGNLTQLETLDLQSCQFNGELPDTIAELSHLNLIHLHNNRFSGSLPKDFGKKNLNLSTVNFSFNRFSGKLPEGLCSSLTLSWITVTANNFSGVLPSCLRKCSTLSRVRLDKNQFSGNVSEAFGFHPYLVFISLSGNKFTGELSSKWGKYESLANMEMSQNKISGAIPAELGNLKNLQILQLESNELTGQIPNEMGNLIQLLKFNLSRNHLTGDIPKSLGKLSKLNYFDLSSNKLKGSIPKDLGNCESLLSLNLSQNSFSEVIPSELGNLVQLQITLDLSSNSLSGTIPSNLAKLKVLQNLNLSHNQLSGKISSSLSTGMISLDTIDLSYNNLSGPIPLFPHTVEKVFNGNPLLCGDAKGLSPCPDLSFKSSKSSKKSIIGGSVAGVSLLVSGTIVIVGCLICQKKIKKHDLEAINSKNFKSLIWEREGRFTFSDIVRATEDFSERYCIGRGGFGTVYKAKLFNGETVAVKRLNITDSSSATENNRWSFENEIQALTEVRHRNIIKLHGFCSIDNYLYLAYEFVERGSLSKLLYSPEAASALSWDTRVKIVRGLAHALSYLHHDCSPPIVHRDVSLNNILLETELEPRLSDFGTARLLSTDSSNWTKPAGSYGYMAPASEWWDWR